A single genomic interval of Methanomassiliicoccales archaeon harbors:
- a CDS encoding peptidyl-tRNA hydrolase, translated as MEYKMVIAVRTDLKLSPGKMAAQVAHAAVNCSFAAKKKHPIWYRKWYGEGQKKVVVKVASLQELMELKMASEHSGITCSLIIDAGHTELPPGTTTCLGIGPAPEELVDRVTGELKLM; from the coding sequence ATGGAGTACAAGATGGTCATAGCGGTCAGGACTGACCTCAAGCTCTCACCAGGGAAGATGGCTGCCCAGGTGGCCCACGCTGCCGTTAACTGCTCCTTCGCCGCAAAGAAGAAGCACCCCATCTGGTACAGGAAATGGTACGGGGAGGGTCAGAAGAAAGTGGTCGTAAAGGTGGCCAGCCTCCAGGAGCTCATGGAACTAAAGATGGCCTCGGAACACTCCGGCATTACCTGTTCCCTGATCATAGACGCGGGGCACACAGAGCTTCCACCCGGAACCACGACATGCCTCGGGATCGGGCCTGCGCCGGAAGAACTGGTGGACAGGGTCACCGGAGAACTGAAGCTGATGTAG
- a CDS encoding tRNA (N(6)-L-threonylcarbamoyladenosine(37)-C(2))-methylthiotransferase — MKVVVEAYGCTMSMGEGERFKRELASLGHEVVDRADEADLAVINTCTVIQATENRMVSRIGALSNSGKKLVVAGCLAAVQAQRIDEVAPQAVILPFSDYADFKTIIEKHFGRGDGCLTPVDGGVIGILPIAQGCLGGCNYCITRIARGHLRSLRHAELLGQTKVMIQNGTKELQITGQDTAAYGRDIGTDLSELVSSLSSIPGDFKIRVGMMNPDTLIKIVERYIPAWNNPKVFKFLHLPVQSGSNTLLKSMGRRYTVQDFRALVDSFRGSLPRMTLSTDVIVGFPGESDDDHLLTRELLESVKPDIVNITRFSPRPGTEAFSMDHKVPGWKAKDRSRELTKLRFEIAEEINKSLIGEKEVILVVEKGKKGSVIGRTDSYKPVVVKGEFPLGEYLMVEITEAAPTHLYGDLVQS, encoded by the coding sequence GTGAAGGTCGTCGTTGAGGCCTATGGATGCACCATGAGCATGGGTGAGGGAGAGCGCTTCAAGCGTGAGCTTGCCTCACTGGGTCACGAAGTAGTTGACCGAGCGGACGAAGCGGATCTGGCTGTTATCAACACCTGCACCGTCATTCAGGCCACGGAGAACCGGATGGTCTCAAGGATTGGGGCTCTATCGAACTCGGGGAAGAAACTGGTCGTGGCCGGATGCCTGGCCGCCGTTCAGGCCCAGAGGATCGATGAGGTTGCACCGCAAGCCGTGATTCTTCCATTCTCCGACTATGCTGACTTCAAGACAATCATTGAGAAGCACTTCGGCAGGGGCGATGGATGCCTCACACCTGTGGATGGAGGGGTAATTGGAATATTGCCCATAGCTCAAGGATGCCTGGGAGGGTGCAACTACTGCATCACAAGGATAGCAAGGGGGCACCTTCGCAGCCTTCGCCACGCTGAGTTGCTGGGGCAAACCAAGGTGATGATTCAGAACGGCACAAAGGAGCTTCAGATCACTGGTCAGGACACTGCCGCTTATGGGAGGGACATCGGAACCGACCTTTCTGAGCTCGTCTCGTCCCTTTCCTCGATACCGGGTGACTTCAAGATAAGGGTGGGGATGATGAACCCGGATACCTTGATCAAGATTGTTGAACGATACATACCTGCCTGGAACAATCCCAAGGTATTCAAGTTCCTCCACCTTCCCGTGCAAAGTGGAAGCAACACGCTCCTGAAGAGCATGGGGAGGAGATATACCGTTCAGGATTTCCGAGCCCTCGTCGACTCCTTTAGGGGATCCTTACCAAGGATGACCCTTTCCACGGATGTTATCGTGGGGTTCCCAGGCGAGAGCGATGACGATCACCTCCTGACGAGGGAACTCCTTGAGAGCGTGAAACCCGACATCGTCAACATAACAAGATTCTCTCCACGACCCGGCACTGAGGCATTCTCCATGGATCATAAGGTACCGGGCTGGAAGGCGAAGGATCGCTCGAGGGAGCTGACCAAGCTCAGGTTCGAGATCGCTGAGGAGATCAACAAATCGTTGATCGGGGAAAAGGAGGTCATCCTCGTCGTAGAGAAAGGGAAAAAAGGTTCAGTTATCGGCAGGACCGACTCCTACAAACCAGTCGTGGTGAAAGGGGAATTCCCCCTTGGAGAATATTTAATGGTGGAGATCACCGAAGCTGCGCCTACGCATCTGTACGGCGATCTGGTTCAGTCCTAG
- a CDS encoding VOC family protein, whose protein sequence is MIDKIDHLAIVVSDLEKSMDFYGKALGFGEILRFDSKLPGIKRISFMEKSGGVLELLELDGTKDFVDDPAMPGFKHLCVAVTDFDADYERIKGMGVKVLEEPHVLNSEHLTMTSSRIDVNIKKGLKRAVFADPDGLPLEIMQWL, encoded by the coding sequence ATGATAGACAAGATTGACCATCTGGCTATAGTGGTGTCGGATCTTGAGAAATCGATGGATTTCTACGGTAAGGCGCTTGGCTTCGGGGAGATACTGAGGTTCGACTCCAAACTCCCAGGGATAAAGCGGATCTCGTTCATGGAGAAGTCAGGGGGAGTGTTGGAGCTGTTAGAGCTGGACGGCACGAAGGATTTCGTGGACGACCCGGCAATGCCCGGTTTCAAGCACCTCTGCGTTGCAGTGACCGATTTCGATGCCGATTACGAGAGGATAAAGGGAATGGGAGTGAAGGTCCTGGAGGAGCCTCATGTGCTCAATAGCGAGCACTTGACAATGACCAGTTCCAGGATTGATGTCAACATTAAGAAGGGGCTCAAGAGGGCGGTATTCGCCGATCCTGATGGCCTGCCGCTCGAGATAATGCAATGGCTGTAA
- a CDS encoding sodium:solute symporter family protein: protein MVDTVLFGTITLVYIAITFYLGYLGYKKTRRAEDYMVCGRRIHPIVLALSYGATFISTSAIVGFGGVAGQLGMGLIWLTVLCIGVGILIAFIIYGKKTREVGNQVKAVTFPDLLGKKYKSKFVQSAIATMILAGMPLYTAAILIGGARFIETTLAIQYDLALVGFAIIVAAYVVMGGLIAVMYTDALQGGIMLIGMTALIVLTYVLLGGVGPANHELSSMADLVPEALAAAGMTGWTSMPELGSSIWFTLITTLVLGVGIGVLAQPQLVVRFMTVKDNRSLNRAIMVGGPFVLIMTAVAFTAGALSNVYFYQTSGITALEAAGGNVDSIIPLFINEALPEWFVVVFMLALLAAAMSTLSSLFHTMGTSMGYDLWGNLREKLMGANNRETEHMRLSFKPSQIGTMAMIVVSVALAYIMPISIIARATVMFMGLCVSAFLPALTHALYSRNPSTKAAIASLLVGASAWFMWTVFVHVKESAALGICRALFGVDTLLLMPWQVIDPLIIALPISMIALTVVWYLDKRMCLLGEEIGIPNTEG, encoded by the coding sequence ATGGTTGACACCGTTCTCTTTGGGACCATCACACTGGTGTACATAGCCATCACCTTCTATCTCGGCTACCTGGGGTACAAGAAGACTAGGAGGGCTGAGGACTACATGGTATGCGGTCGAAGGATACACCCCATAGTGCTTGCCCTCTCTTACGGGGCGACGTTCATCAGCACCTCGGCTATAGTGGGATTCGGCGGTGTCGCTGGACAGCTTGGCATGGGTCTGATATGGCTGACGGTGCTCTGTATAGGAGTCGGGATACTGATCGCCTTCATCATCTACGGGAAGAAAACCAGAGAGGTCGGGAACCAGGTGAAAGCGGTCACCTTTCCTGATCTGCTTGGTAAGAAATACAAGTCAAAGTTCGTTCAGTCAGCTATTGCAACCATGATCCTGGCAGGTATGCCCTTGTACACCGCCGCCATTCTCATCGGGGGAGCGAGATTCATCGAGACCACGCTCGCAATCCAGTACGACCTTGCACTGGTGGGCTTTGCAATCATTGTCGCCGCCTATGTGGTTATGGGAGGACTCATCGCCGTGATGTACACCGACGCACTGCAGGGAGGGATCATGCTGATAGGTATGACCGCCCTGATCGTCCTTACCTACGTTCTCCTGGGAGGAGTGGGACCTGCGAACCATGAGCTGAGCTCCATGGCAGATCTTGTACCAGAGGCGTTGGCTGCGGCCGGTATGACGGGATGGACCTCCATGCCCGAGCTGGGCTCGTCCATCTGGTTCACTCTCATCACAACCCTCGTACTAGGTGTGGGCATTGGCGTGCTCGCGCAGCCGCAGCTGGTGGTCCGCTTCATGACCGTCAAGGACAACAGGTCGCTGAACAGAGCGATCATGGTGGGAGGACCATTCGTTCTCATCATGACCGCAGTGGCTTTCACGGCCGGGGCGCTCAGCAATGTCTACTTCTACCAGACCAGCGGGATCACCGCATTGGAAGCCGCAGGAGGGAATGTCGACTCGATCATACCGCTGTTCATCAACGAAGCTCTTCCTGAGTGGTTCGTGGTGGTATTCATGCTCGCACTTCTGGCGGCGGCCATGTCCACGCTAAGCTCGCTCTTCCATACCATGGGCACCTCCATGGGGTACGACCTCTGGGGGAACCTCAGGGAGAAACTCATGGGAGCCAACAACAGGGAGACCGAGCACATGAGGCTTTCGTTCAAGCCCAGCCAGATCGGGACAATGGCCATGATAGTGGTGAGCGTGGCACTGGCCTACATCATGCCTATCAGCATCATTGCCCGGGCCACGGTGATGTTCATGGGATTGTGCGTTTCAGCTTTCCTGCCGGCACTGACCCACGCTCTCTACTCGCGGAACCCATCCACGAAGGCGGCGATCGCCAGCCTACTGGTCGGAGCAAGCGCCTGGTTCATGTGGACAGTGTTCGTGCATGTGAAGGAGTCAGCGGCCCTAGGCATATGCCGGGCGCTATTCGGGGTGGACACCCTGCTCCTGATGCCCTGGCAAGTGATCGATCCTCTGATCATCGCGCTCCCGATATCAATGATCGCCCTCACTGTTGTCTGGTACCTGGACAAGAGAATGTGCCTGCTGGGCGAGGAGATCGGGATCCCCAACACAGAGGGCTGA
- the tgtA gene encoding tRNA guanosine(15) transglycosylase TgtA, whose protein sequence is MFEVLSRDGLARVGKLTTPHGTVRTPALLPVINPRLITIEPSRLREAYGFEAIITNSYIIRNSENLRERALSEGLHSLLGFKGAIMTDSGTFQSHMYGEVEVSNQEIVSFQRDIGSDIGTVLDIFTEPYWGYDETSEAVDTTLSRTEEASQLKGEMMLAGVVQGSVFPDLRERCARSMASMGVDIHPIGGVVPLMEGYRYSDLVDVIVASKKGLDPSRPVHLFGAGHPMVFALAALLGCDMFDSASYAKFARDGRFMTVEGTFHLKDMKELNCQCPACHNHDIRTLKSLDEEKRVRTIAEHNLWASKMELDRVRRAILEGDIWELVERRCRAHPALLDGLRRLPLHSGYLERFEPLSREGALFYTGSESVSRPAFSRYRRRLGNAFQFGSKKLIEVEETSKPYNRSCTELIIREYGEDTQIVVRSPLGPVPIEMDETYPVAQSLFPTIVDRETEELSNEMMLKVRKKFDEVIECNCAGLGSGSPDIPELDLARTRTVIEYQFGSGASEAIMNGETTFLKSRTTGKIRNVFVDGEHVLSMRASDGLFTLRPPGAKRLMKYFPYPRMRVVVEDDAVPFNREGKNTFCKFVIDCDPGIVPMDEVMVVDQSDDLVAIGRAILVREEMIAFEKGIAVKVREGIKI, encoded by the coding sequence ATGTTCGAGGTCCTTTCCCGGGACGGACTGGCGAGGGTTGGTAAGCTGACCACCCCTCACGGGACGGTCAGAACCCCCGCACTGCTTCCGGTGATCAACCCTCGGCTCATAACAATCGAGCCGAGTCGCCTACGGGAAGCCTACGGATTCGAGGCCATCATCACCAATTCATATATCATAAGGAACAGCGAGAACCTCCGCGAGCGGGCGCTCTCCGAAGGACTGCACTCTTTGCTGGGCTTCAAAGGGGCCATCATGACTGACAGCGGCACCTTCCAGTCCCACATGTACGGCGAGGTGGAGGTCTCCAACCAGGAGATCGTCTCCTTCCAGAGGGACATTGGGTCGGACATAGGCACAGTCCTGGACATTTTCACCGAGCCATACTGGGGATACGATGAGACATCAGAGGCGGTCGACACGACATTGTCACGTACCGAGGAGGCCTCGCAACTGAAGGGCGAGATGATGTTGGCAGGTGTGGTGCAGGGATCGGTATTCCCCGATCTCAGGGAGAGGTGCGCAAGGAGCATGGCCTCAATGGGGGTGGACATTCACCCTATAGGAGGTGTGGTACCGCTCATGGAGGGCTACAGGTACTCCGACCTTGTGGATGTCATTGTGGCCTCGAAGAAAGGGCTAGATCCCAGCCGGCCCGTCCATCTTTTCGGAGCCGGGCACCCTATGGTCTTCGCCCTAGCCGCCCTACTTGGATGCGACATGTTCGACTCCGCCTCATACGCCAAATTCGCACGAGATGGTCGCTTCATGACGGTCGAGGGGACCTTCCACCTCAAGGACATGAAGGAGCTCAATTGTCAGTGTCCCGCCTGTCACAATCACGACATCAGAACCCTCAAATCACTGGATGAAGAGAAACGAGTAAGGACCATCGCTGAACACAACCTGTGGGCATCCAAGATGGAGCTGGATAGGGTCAGAAGGGCCATACTAGAGGGAGACATCTGGGAGCTAGTGGAGAGGCGTTGCAGGGCCCATCCCGCACTCCTTGACGGACTAAGGAGGCTTCCCCTCCACTCTGGATATCTGGAGAGGTTCGAGCCCCTGAGCAGGGAGGGAGCGCTGTTCTACACCGGCTCAGAGAGCGTTTCCAGGCCCGCATTCTCTAGATACCGTAGGAGGCTGGGCAATGCATTCCAATTCGGAAGCAAAAAGCTCATCGAGGTGGAAGAGACCAGCAAGCCTTACAACAGGTCGTGCACCGAGCTGATCATCCGGGAGTATGGGGAAGATACGCAGATCGTTGTGCGGTCTCCGTTGGGTCCGGTCCCAATCGAAATGGATGAGACTTACCCTGTAGCGCAGTCTCTGTTTCCCACAATTGTCGATAGAGAGACAGAAGAGCTCTCGAATGAGATGATGTTGAAGGTCAGAAAGAAGTTCGATGAAGTCATCGAATGCAACTGCGCGGGATTGGGAAGCGGAAGTCCCGATATACCGGAATTGGACCTCGCGAGGACACGAACGGTCATAGAATACCAGTTCGGTTCAGGAGCATCGGAAGCAATTATGAACGGGGAAACTACCTTCCTTAAATCCAGGACAACGGGAAAGATCAGGAATGTGTTTGTGGATGGCGAGCACGTTCTCTCGATGCGGGCCTCGGACGGCCTGTTTACCCTGAGGCCACCAGGAGCAAAAAGGCTGATGAAGTATTTTCCTTATCCTAGGATGAGGGTGGTGGTTGAGGACGATGCAGTGCCCTTCAACCGGGAGGGGAAGAACACGTTCTGCAAGTTCGTCATCGACTGTGATCCTGGGATAGTCCCAATGGACGAGGTCATGGTTGTCGATCAGTCGGATGACCTGGTTGCTATAGGACGTGCGATATTGGTTAGGGAAGAGATGATCGCATTCGAAAAGGGTATTGCCGTGAAGGTGAGAGAAGGCATCAAGATCTGA
- a CDS encoding MFS transporter: MNSKYSNTIIDSIRRRYLAKGDRSGFRWGVLVIVCLAIFILVIDTTMMNVSISALVVDLNTDISVIQAIIAIYALIMASLILLGGKLGDVVGRRKAFTIGLVIYTIGTATAALSINALMLLIGWAILEGIGAALMLPATATFITDSYKGKERAVAFGMWGGIAAAGAAFGPIIGGFLTTFYTWRLAFGLEVVIAIVILVLLRWLPLSRPTIKWKDLDAVGAVMSFTGLFLIVLGILQLQSYETWLLVPILMIAGGLIMLLFLLWQKRRIARGLVPLTDISLLKLRTFNYGNIVGIIQNLTLAGFLFIIPVFMQSVLDLDAFTTGLIILPTSLTVFIFSVGATRLSSIIHPKYLVLIGIAISMLGSMMLRDEFHFQVDFIDLLPGFLVFGTGLGLLLSQITNITLSAAGPEQQSDASGLVNTAKQLGTSLGTAFIGVVLIIAVFSSIVNGVIDTGLVPEDQEDEVAEKILEWFEKLEQGEEPDIPDDLKPYLYEITNNSARQGMRISFDTITVMLGIAFVAAILIPRSMKE, translated from the coding sequence ATGAACTCAAAATATTCCAATACGATTATCGATTCAATTAGGAGGCGCTATTTGGCCAAGGGGGATAGATCTGGTTTCCGTTGGGGAGTTCTCGTCATAGTATGCCTTGCGATTTTCATTCTCGTCATCGACACTACGATGATGAATGTCTCGATATCGGCGCTGGTTGTGGATCTGAATACCGATATCAGCGTGATCCAGGCCATCATCGCGATTTACGCCCTCATCATGGCATCCCTGATCCTTCTTGGAGGCAAGCTGGGGGACGTCGTTGGCCGAAGGAAAGCATTCACCATCGGTCTGGTTATCTACACCATAGGAACGGCCACGGCGGCGCTCAGCATCAACGCCCTGATGCTCCTGATCGGCTGGGCCATCCTGGAGGGAATAGGCGCGGCGTTGATGCTTCCCGCGACAGCCACTTTCATTACCGACAGCTACAAGGGAAAGGAACGTGCCGTCGCATTCGGTATGTGGGGAGGGATAGCCGCCGCCGGCGCTGCCTTTGGCCCCATAATCGGCGGATTCCTGACTACATTCTACACCTGGAGGCTTGCCTTCGGTCTGGAAGTGGTGATCGCGATCGTCATTCTGGTCCTACTGCGTTGGCTCCCATTGTCTAGGCCGACAATAAAGTGGAAGGACCTCGATGCGGTGGGTGCGGTGATGTCCTTCACCGGCCTTTTCCTGATAGTCTTGGGCATTCTCCAACTTCAATCCTACGAGACCTGGCTCCTGGTCCCAATTCTTATGATCGCAGGGGGCTTGATCATGTTGCTCTTCCTGCTCTGGCAGAAGAGGAGGATCGCGAGAGGCCTGGTCCCACTCACCGACATCAGCCTTCTGAAGCTCAGGACCTTCAACTACGGCAACATCGTGGGTATCATCCAGAATCTCACACTGGCAGGTTTCCTGTTCATAATTCCGGTGTTCATGCAGTCAGTTCTCGATCTCGACGCCTTCACCACCGGGCTGATAATCCTACCCACTTCCTTGACCGTTTTCATATTCTCTGTGGGAGCGACCAGACTTTCATCAATCATACATCCCAAGTACCTGGTCCTGATCGGAATAGCAATCTCGATGTTAGGATCCATGATGCTCAGGGATGAGTTCCATTTCCAGGTGGATTTCATCGATCTACTGCCCGGATTCCTCGTCTTCGGAACGGGTCTCGGCCTCCTGCTCTCTCAAATCACCAATATCACCCTATCCGCCGCAGGACCGGAGCAGCAGAGCGACGCCTCGGGACTGGTGAATACCGCCAAGCAGCTCGGGACGTCGCTGGGCACCGCCTTTATCGGAGTGGTCCTGATCATAGCGGTGTTCTCCTCGATCGTGAATGGTGTGATCGACACAGGTTTGGTACCCGAGGATCAAGAGGACGAGGTTGCGGAGAAGATCCTGGAGTGGTTCGAGAAGCTGGAGCAGGGAGAAGAACCCGACATCCCCGATGACCTCAAGCCTTACCTCTACGAGATAACCAATAATTCTGCCAGGCAGGGCATGCGCATCTCCTTCGATACGATCACCGTAATGTTGGGGATCGCCTTCGTCGCCGCAATCCTCATCCCCCGCTCAATGAAGGAATGA
- a CDS encoding ATP-binding cassette domain-containing protein produces MISVDGLVKRFEPDITAVDDISFHVLRGEIFGFLGPNGAGKSTTIKILTTLLKKTSGKVIVDGLDLDGMERDIRNVIGYASQEIGVDDDLTARENLKLQCRFYHVPKQEIDGRVNEILETVGLIEAADRKAGTYSGGMKKRLDLATSLVSMPKLLFLDEPTTGLDPQNRKAIWDYIEKLNRGGMTIFLTTQYMEEADHLANRLSIIDQGKIVAEGTPSDLKAQIGADLIEVKLKDEMTEEIRDGAIEVIEKIPGVKEVQECEIEMIDCNKVLIIFGDNGGILVPQIVRALDGVNLNIDHLTLSPPSLDDVFLKFTGRKLKVEEVKPPTRRMRRRGRR; encoded by the coding sequence ATCATTTCGGTGGACGGCTTGGTAAAAAGGTTCGAACCTGACATCACTGCCGTCGATGACATATCATTCCATGTTCTAAGAGGGGAGATATTCGGCTTTCTCGGGCCAAATGGAGCTGGGAAGAGCACCACGATCAAGATTCTAACCACACTTCTCAAGAAGACCTCTGGTAAGGTGATAGTAGATGGTTTGGACCTTGATGGCATGGAGAGGGATATTCGAAATGTCATAGGATATGCCTCCCAGGAAATCGGCGTGGACGATGATCTTACCGCTCGGGAGAATTTAAAACTCCAGTGCAGGTTCTATCATGTTCCCAAGCAGGAGATCGATGGGCGAGTTAATGAGATCTTGGAAACGGTTGGGTTGATAGAGGCTGCCGATAGAAAGGCAGGCACGTACTCCGGGGGGATGAAGAAACGGCTTGATCTCGCAACTTCTTTGGTTTCGATGCCAAAACTGCTATTTCTCGACGAACCAACGACCGGCCTGGACCCCCAGAACAGAAAGGCCATCTGGGACTACATCGAGAAGTTGAACCGGGGTGGAATGACCATTTTCCTGACAACACAATACATGGAAGAGGCCGATCATCTCGCCAATCGTCTGTCCATAATCGACCAGGGGAAGATCGTTGCTGAAGGAACACCGTCAGACCTCAAAGCCCAGATAGGTGCGGATCTCATCGAGGTCAAGTTGAAGGATGAGATGACAGAGGAGATCAGGGATGGTGCGATCGAAGTCATCGAAAAGATACCTGGGGTCAAGGAGGTCCAGGAATGCGAGATAGAGATGATAGACTGCAACAAGGTCCTTATTATCTTTGGAGATAACGGTGGGATTCTGGTACCGCAGATAGTGAGAGCACTTGACGGCGTGAATCTGAATATAGACCACCTCACGCTTTCGCCTCCTTCATTAGATGATGTCTTTTTGAAATTCACTGGAAGGAAGCTGAAGGTGGAAGAGGTGAAACCGCCCACCAGGAGAATGAGAAGGAGGGGAAGGAGATGA
- a CDS encoding ABC transporter permease, whose product MMYLPGEIISVFNRWMIKTKRQPLAIFFSLVQPIIWFFLFTEAFAAIGQIPNFEQITGTDNYKTFFTAAIVIQTVMASALQSGIGMVDDMESGYLDKMKVAPISRSSILIGKVLSDAVRIMIQTFIILLLAVSVGVSIVTSVPGAIMILIIAAAFGIAWSGLSTFVALTTKNSETTLTIGLITTFPLLFLSTAVMPKALLPSWVQSFSEINPISYVADATRSLIINGWDWAVLGEGFLVILIVGVITLSATTLMFRRSISG is encoded by the coding sequence ATGATGTACTTGCCGGGAGAGATCATCAGCGTTTTCAACAGATGGATGATCAAGACCAAGCGTCAACCTTTGGCTATATTCTTCTCGCTGGTCCAGCCCATAATCTGGTTCTTCCTTTTCACGGAGGCGTTCGCGGCCATCGGTCAGATTCCCAACTTCGAGCAGATCACGGGAACCGATAACTACAAGACCTTCTTCACCGCCGCCATCGTCATCCAGACGGTAATGGCGTCCGCCCTCCAGTCCGGGATTGGAATGGTAGATGACATGGAGAGCGGTTATCTGGACAAGATGAAAGTGGCACCCATATCAAGGTCGTCCATCCTCATCGGGAAGGTGCTGAGCGACGCGGTCCGCATCATGATCCAGACATTCATCATCCTTCTCCTGGCCGTGTCGGTAGGTGTTTCAATTGTCACCAGCGTCCCCGGTGCAATCATGATCCTTATCATCGCCGCGGCATTTGGGATAGCCTGGTCTGGCCTTTCCACTTTCGTCGCTCTCACCACGAAGAACTCAGAAACGACCCTCACCATCGGGCTGATCACAACATTCCCGCTGCTTTTCCTATCCACCGCGGTCATGCCAAAAGCCCTGCTCCCGTCCTGGGTTCAGAGCTTCTCCGAGATCAATCCAATCAGCTACGTGGCTGATGCGACGCGATCCCTTATCATAAATGGATGGGACTGGGCAGTTCTTGGAGAGGGATTCCTAGTGATACTGATAGTAGGGGTGATCACACTCTCGGCCACCACATTGATGTTCAGGAGATCAATCTCTGGCTGA
- a CDS encoding DUF99 family protein, which translates to MKPHVRVLGIDDSPFHFDDDRALVVGVVVRLPSYVEGVMRTWCEVDGTDANDVLSEMVLKSRFREQIKLAMVDGIALGGFNVIDISDLHERTNVPFATITRDPPDMHGMEIALRSHFSDWEKRIATIQRHPLREVRTDYKSIHVAQVGIPAGEAENLIRRSTVKGVLPEPLRIAHLIATAMEMGESRGRA; encoded by the coding sequence ATGAAACCCCATGTCCGCGTCCTCGGCATCGATGATTCTCCCTTTCATTTCGATGACGATCGTGCCTTGGTAGTGGGCGTGGTAGTGCGTCTCCCTTCCTACGTCGAAGGGGTCATGAGGACCTGGTGCGAGGTGGACGGTACCGACGCCAACGATGTGCTCTCCGAGATGGTTCTTAAATCAAGGTTCCGGGAACAGATCAAGTTGGCGATGGTGGATGGCATTGCCCTTGGAGGATTCAATGTAATCGATATCTCTGACCTCCATGAGAGGACCAATGTGCCCTTCGCTACGATTACCCGGGACCCTCCAGATATGCATGGTATGGAGATCGCCCTCAGGTCCCACTTCTCAGACTGGGAGAAGCGTATTGCCACGATACAAAGGCATCCGCTCAGAGAGGTAAGAACCGATTATAAATCGATCCACGTTGCCCAGGTTGGAATACCAGCTGGAGAGGCAGAAAATTTGATCCGAAGGAGCACGGTCAAGGGGGTGCTACCCGAGCCCCTCAGGATTGCCCATCTGATAGCGACTGCGATGGAGATGGGCGAGTCGCGGGGACGGGCCTAG